In Romboutsia lituseburensis, a genomic segment contains:
- the purC gene encoding phosphoribosylaminoimidazolesuccinocarboxamide synthase, with translation MLLYEGKAKQVYSTDKENEYIVYFKDDATAFNGEKKAEILSKGILNNKISTKMFEMLHDKQIATHFIKGVSEREMLVKKVEILSLEVIVRNITAGSFCKRVGIEEGIVLDEPIFEICYKNDEYGDPMLNDDHAVAMKLATREELKFLREETLKINEVMKEFFLKMNLKLVDFKLEFGKDSEGNIILADEISPDTCRLWDVNTNEKLDKDRFRRDLGDLVQGYEEVLSRMSN, from the coding sequence ATGTTATTATATGAAGGAAAAGCTAAGCAAGTATATTCTACAGATAAAGAAAATGAGTATATCGTATATTTTAAAGATGATGCTACTGCATTTAATGGAGAGAAAAAAGCAGAAATATTATCAAAGGGCATATTAAATAATAAAATATCTACTAAAATGTTTGAAATGTTGCATGATAAACAAATCGCAACACACTTCATAAAAGGTGTATCAGAAAGAGAAATGTTAGTTAAAAAAGTTGAAATTTTATCGCTAGAAGTAATTGTAAGAAACATAACAGCAGGTTCATTTTGCAAGAGAGTAGGAATAGAAGAAGGCATAGTATTAGATGAACCAATATTTGAAATATGTTACAAGAATGATGAGTACGGTGATCCAATGTTAAATGATGATCATGCAGTAGCTATGAAATTAGCAACAAGAGAAGAATTAAAATTCTTAAGAGAAGAAACTTTAAAGATAAATGAAGTGATGAAAGAATTTTTCTTAAAAATGAATTTAAAGCTAGTAGATTTCAAATTAGAATTTGGAAAAGACAGTGAAGGTAATATAATTTTAGCTGATGAAATATCTCCTGATACTTGTAGGCTTTGGGATGTAAACACAAATGAAAAATTAGATAAAGATAGATTTAGAAGAGATTTAGGCGACCTTGTACAGGGCTATGAAGAAGTCCTTTCAAGAATGAGTAATTAG
- the purE gene encoding 5-(carboxyamino)imidazole ribonucleotide mutase, translating to MKVAVIMGSKSDYPKLEDGINLLEAFGIEVVARALSAHRTPNQLMNFIKEIENDTDVIIAAAGKAAHLPGVIASHTLIPVIGLPIKSSTLDGLDSLLSIVQMPPGIPVATVTIDSGVNAALMASQIMSIKYPKIKEKLIEYRTEMEEKVLEADKNLK from the coding sequence ATGAAAGTTGCCGTAATTATGGGTTCAAAATCAGATTATCCTAAGCTAGAAGATGGAATTAATTTATTAGAGGCATTTGGAATAGAGGTTGTAGCTAGAGCGTTATCAGCCCACAGAACACCTAATCAACTTATGAATTTTATAAAAGAAATAGAGAATGATACAGATGTTATAATAGCAGCAGCAGGTAAAGCCGCTCATCTACCAGGTGTTATTGCATCTCATACACTGATACCTGTAATAGGTCTACCAATAAAATCATCTACATTAGATGGATTAGATTCACTTCTTTCAATAGTACAAATGCCTCCAGGTATACCTGTAGCAACTGTAACTATAGATTCAGGAGTAAATGCAGCGTTAATGGCAAGTCAAATAATGAGTATAAAATATCCAAAAATAAAAGAAAAGTTAATAGAATATAGAACTGAAATGGAAGAAAAAGTGCTAGAAGCTGATAAAAACTTAAAATAA
- the trxA gene encoding thioredoxin codes for MIRILNNDNFKTEIESSDKVVIVDFFATWCGPCKMLTPIFEELSNSMTDVDFVKVDIDQSLSIAQKYDITSVPTMMIFKNGEPVDTIIGFVPKQNIENKLRMHL; via the coding sequence ATGATAAGAATATTGAATAATGATAATTTTAAAACAGAAATAGAAAGTTCTGATAAGGTTGTGATAGTAGACTTTTTTGCAACATGGTGTGGTCCTTGTAAAATGTTAACACCTATATTTGAAGAGTTAAGTAATAGTATGACAGATGTGGATTTTGTTAAGGTAGATATAGATCAAAGTTTAAGTATAGCACAAAAGTATGATATAACTTCAGTACCTACTATGATGATATTTAAAAATGGAGAACCTGTAGATACTATAATAGGATTTGTGCCTAAACAAAATATAGAAAACAAGCTTAGAATGCATTTATAA
- a CDS encoding LytR/AlgR family response regulator transcription factor, with protein sequence MNIFICEENEEQIKKTINIINKVLNQKKIEGNIKLATSSPDKLLDYINTNKTSGVYFIDIELGKSTSGIFLAKKINEIDKNALITIVTASPDKMELVFKNHISAVDYIVKDHIEGIHKRIEKCLEFIDNKLRQIEESKCLIVENNESIEKVKYEDIIYCETVKKRTIALHTHKKTIEFKGTLRDIENKLDERFIRCHKSYIANKEKILSINKKDRILFMENGSKCFVSTLLINKIISKIS encoded by the coding sequence ATGAATATATTTATATGTGAGGAGAATGAAGAACAAATAAAAAAGACTATAAATATAATAAATAAAGTGTTAAATCAAAAAAAAATAGAAGGTAATATAAAATTAGCAACTAGTTCACCTGATAAGCTTTTAGACTATATAAATACAAATAAAACTAGTGGAGTATATTTTATTGATATAGAATTAGGTAAAAGTACAAGTGGAATATTTTTAGCAAAAAAAATAAATGAAATAGATAAAAATGCTTTAATAACAATAGTAACAGCGTCTCCAGATAAAATGGAACTTGTCTTTAAAAATCATATAAGTGCCGTAGATTATATAGTTAAGGATCACATAGAAGGAATTCATAAAAGAATAGAAAAATGTTTAGAATTTATAGATAATAAATTAAGACAAATAGAGGAAAGTAAATGTTTAATTGTAGAAAATAATGAGAGTATAGAGAAAGTAAAATACGAGGATATAATTTATTGTGAAACTGTAAAGAAAAGAACGATAGCTTTACATACACATAAAAAAACTATAGAATTTAAAGGAACTTTAAGAGATATTGAAAATAAGCTAGATGAGCGATTTATTAGATGTCATAAATCATATATAGCAAATAAGGAAAAAATTTTGAGCATAAATAAAAAGGATAGAATTTTATTTATGGAAAATGGAAGTAAATGTTTTGTATCAACACTTTTAATAAACAAAATAATTAGTAAGATATCTTAA
- a CDS encoding NCS2 family permease yields the protein MQVTQPINKGILEKVFKLSEHNTNVKTEIIAGITTFMTMAYILVVNANILSDAGMDKSAVFAATAIAGFIGSCAMGFLANYPIALAPGMGLNAFFAYTVVLGMGYSWQFALCAVLIEGLIFILLTITNVREKIIDCIPNVLKHAVTAGIGLFIAFIGLSNAGIVVNGATILSLGNLKDPLVLLTIFGLLLAAILIAKNIKGAFLLAMVTVSAIGMVGGLVEAPEAIVSAVPSLKPVFMKAFSVPMEQIFSLDMLVVVFTFLFVDLFDTVGCLVGVASKGNMLDENGKLPKAKEALFADAIATTTGALLGTSTVTAYVESAAGIGEGGRTGLTAVTTGVLFLLSLFFAPIFTAIPTQATAPVLILVGVMMASSLTKIDFSDFTNAIPAFLTFAMMPLAYSIADGIIFGIISFTVLKIATNKKKEINLSLIILSILFICKFVFLG from the coding sequence ATGCAAGTAACTCAACCTATAAATAAAGGTATTTTAGAAAAAGTATTTAAACTATCAGAACATAATACAAATGTTAAAACAGAAATAATAGCAGGAATAACAACATTCATGACAATGGCATATATATTAGTGGTAAATGCTAATATACTTTCAGATGCAGGTATGGATAAAAGTGCAGTATTTGCGGCAACAGCAATAGCTGGATTTATAGGAAGTTGTGCAATGGGGTTCTTAGCTAATTATCCAATAGCACTTGCACCTGGTATGGGTCTTAATGCATTCTTTGCTTATACAGTAGTTTTAGGAATGGGATATAGTTGGCAATTTGCATTATGCGCAGTTTTAATAGAGGGACTTATATTTATATTACTTACTATAACTAATGTTAGGGAAAAGATAATAGATTGTATACCAAATGTATTAAAACATGCAGTTACTGCAGGTATTGGATTATTTATAGCATTTATAGGATTATCAAATGCAGGTATAGTAGTTAACGGAGCTACAATATTATCATTAGGAAATTTAAAAGATCCATTAGTCTTATTAACGATATTTGGATTATTATTAGCAGCAATATTAATAGCTAAAAATATTAAAGGAGCTTTCCTTTTAGCGATGGTTACAGTATCTGCAATAGGTATGGTTGGTGGATTAGTAGAAGCGCCTGAAGCTATAGTGTCTGCAGTTCCATCATTAAAACCAGTATTTATGAAGGCATTCTCAGTTCCAATGGAACAAATATTTAGTTTAGATATGTTAGTTGTTGTTTTTACATTCTTATTTGTTGATTTATTTGATACAGTAGGTTGTTTAGTAGGTGTGGCTTCTAAAGGTAATATGTTAGATGAAAATGGGAAATTACCAAAAGCAAAAGAAGCATTATTTGCAGATGCAATAGCAACTACAACAGGAGCGCTTTTAGGTACTTCAACAGTTACAGCGTATGTTGAAAGTGCAGCAGGTATAGGTGAAGGCGGAAGAACTGGTTTAACAGCAGTTACAACAGGAGTATTATTCTTACTATCACTATTCTTTGCTCCAATATTTACAGCAATACCAACACAAGCAACAGCTCCAGTATTAATATTAGTTGGTGTTATGATGGCTAGTTCATTAACTAAAATAGATTTTTCAGATTTTACTAATGCTATACCAGCATTCTTAACATTTGCAATGATGCCATTAGCATATAGCATAGCAGATGGAATAATATTTGGTATAATATCATTCACAGTGCTAAAAATAGCTACAAATAAAAAGAAAGAGATAAACTTATCTTTAATAATACTTTCGATATTATTCATCTGTAAGTTTGTATTCTTAGGTTAA
- a CDS encoding BMP family lipoprotein, whose protein sequence is MKFKKLTAISAAIVIASLSLTGCGSKTKEEANTVSKELKIGMVADVGGINDESFNQSAYEGLQQAEKDFGVKVKVIESKQASEYLANMESLIDEGMDLVIGVGNTLKDDIKTQAENYPDQKFAIVDETYDEIPSNVTPILFKENEASYLTGLISGKMTKTNNVGFIGGMQNPVISRFQYGYMAGVNEANKDAKINVQYAGTFGDAAKGKSIANQMYGNNVDVILSAAGSTGLGAIEAAKEKGKYAIGVDRDQSNLAPDNVITSALKKVNVGVYDTVKELVDGKLKGGEEKVYGLKEDGVGIPESTSKLVDKEVLDYVNGIVEKIKSGEIKVPATKEEYDAMQK, encoded by the coding sequence ATGAAATTCAAAAAACTAACAGCAATAAGTGCGGCTATAGTAATAGCGTCTTTAAGTTTAACAGGGTGCGGGTCAAAAACTAAGGAAGAAGCAAATACAGTAAGTAAAGAATTAAAAATAGGAATGGTAGCAGATGTAGGTGGAATAAATGATGAATCATTCAACCAATCTGCATACGAAGGTCTTCAACAAGCTGAAAAAGATTTCGGTGTAAAAGTAAAAGTAATAGAATCAAAACAAGCATCTGAATATTTAGCTAATATGGAGAGCCTTATAGATGAAGGTATGGATTTAGTTATAGGTGTTGGAAATACTCTAAAAGATGATATAAAAACACAAGCAGAAAATTATCCAGACCAAAAGTTTGCCATAGTAGATGAAACATATGATGAAATACCATCAAATGTAACACCGATACTATTTAAAGAAAATGAGGCTTCATACTTAACGGGACTTATATCAGGTAAAATGACTAAGACAAATAATGTAGGATTTATAGGTGGAATGCAAAATCCAGTTATATCAAGATTCCAATATGGGTATATGGCAGGGGTTAATGAAGCAAATAAAGATGCTAAAATAAATGTACAATATGCAGGAACATTTGGAGATGCAGCTAAAGGTAAATCAATAGCTAATCAAATGTATGGAAATAATGTAGATGTAATACTTTCAGCAGCTGGTAGTACTGGATTAGGTGCAATAGAAGCTGCTAAAGAAAAAGGAAAGTATGCAATCGGTGTGGATAGAGATCAAAGCAACTTAGCTCCAGATAATGTAATAACTTCAGCATTAAAGAAAGTTAATGTAGGTGTATATGATACAGTTAAAGAATTAGTAGATGGAAAGTTAAAAGGTGGAGAAGAAAAGGTATATGGGCTTAAAGAAGATGGTGTAGGTATACCAGAATCAACGAGTAAATTAGTTGATAAAGAAGTTTTAGATTATGTAAATGGAATAGTGGAAAAGATAAAGAGTGGGGAAATAAAAGTTCCTGCTACTAAAGAAGAATATGATGCAATGCAAAAATAA